The Streptomyces sp. SS1-1 genome has a segment encoding these proteins:
- a CDS encoding SgcJ/EcaC family oxidoreductase: protein MNTSRDTAAILALLEESRAAWGRGDGAAYGRCFTGDATDVTFAGTVYRGGQEIGRAHQALFDSFLKGTELTLAITDVRFHGPDTAVVVARGEVGRGRPRRLGKLATYTVVRRPGEGWRIAAVQKTRHRRLMEAVSFRLQPATRPQPVSGALSAPQP, encoded by the coding sequence ATGAACACCAGCCGCGACACCGCCGCGATCCTGGCGCTCCTCGAGGAGAGCCGGGCGGCGTGGGGGCGCGGGGACGGGGCCGCGTACGGCCGGTGCTTCACCGGCGACGCGACCGACGTGACCTTCGCCGGCACCGTCTACCGGGGCGGCCAGGAGATCGGCCGCGCCCATCAGGCCCTGTTCGACAGCTTCCTCAAGGGCACGGAACTCACCCTCGCCATCACCGACGTCCGCTTCCACGGCCCCGACACGGCCGTCGTCGTCGCCCGGGGCGAGGTCGGCAGGGGCAGGCCGAGGCGGCTGGGGAAGCTCGCCACGTACACCGTCGTGCGCCGGCCCGGCGAGGGATGGCGGATCGCCGCCGTGCAGAAGACCCGGCACCGGCGCCTGATGGAGGCCGTCTCCTTCCGCCTCCAGCCGGCCACCCGGCCCCAGCCGGTCAGCGGGGCCCTGTCGGCCCCTCAGCCCTGA
- the metG gene encoding methionine--tRNA ligase: MEPSERSESGGDKAYYVTTPIYYVNDAPHLGHAYTTLAADVLARWHRQRGEKVWFLTGTDEHGQKILRTATAHGVSPQEWCDRLVEEAWQPLWRHLEISHDDFIRTTQRRHTDRVQEFVQDLYDNGEIYKDDYEGPYCVHCEEFKIPAELLDGEGEYAGQKLCPIHRRPVELLQEENYFFRLSDYPERLLAHYEAHPEFIQPESARNEVVNFVRQGLQDLSISRSTFTWGVPVPWDDRHVIYVWVDALLNYATAAGYNENPEKFATTFPADVHLVGKDILRFHAVIWPAMLMANGLPLPGRIVANGWLLVGGEKMSKSNLTGIGPRDLTSHFGVDAYRWYFLRAIAFGQDGTFSWEDFTARYTSELANDFGNLASRVAAMVGRYFDGELPASTADGDAEDAIRTGLTRTVTEADRRIGEELDFQGGIAAIFDFVKQVNGYLTEQEPWKVAKDDSATARARLATILYSAAESLRALAVLLHPVMPETAQHLWTSLGAEPSLGPLPAQRIQNAGTWGALPPGTRITKGPALFPRLEDVERG, from the coding sequence ATGGAGCCGTCCGAGCGATCCGAGTCCGGTGGGGATAAGGCGTACTACGTCACCACCCCCATCTACTACGTCAACGACGCCCCGCACCTGGGCCACGCCTACACGACGCTCGCCGCCGACGTCCTCGCGCGCTGGCACCGGCAGCGCGGGGAGAAGGTCTGGTTCCTCACCGGCACGGACGAGCACGGCCAGAAGATCCTGCGCACCGCCACCGCACACGGGGTCTCCCCCCAGGAGTGGTGCGACCGGCTCGTGGAGGAGGCGTGGCAGCCGCTGTGGCGGCACCTGGAGATCTCGCACGACGACTTCATCCGCACCACGCAGCGCCGCCACACAGACCGCGTCCAGGAGTTCGTCCAGGACCTGTACGACAACGGAGAGATCTACAAGGACGACTACGAGGGCCCGTACTGCGTCCACTGCGAGGAGTTCAAGATCCCCGCCGAACTCCTCGACGGCGAGGGCGAGTACGCGGGCCAGAAGCTGTGCCCGATCCACCGCAGGCCCGTGGAACTCCTCCAGGAGGAGAACTACTTCTTCCGGCTGAGCGACTACCCCGAGCGGCTGCTCGCCCACTACGAGGCCCACCCGGAGTTCATCCAGCCCGAGTCCGCGCGCAACGAGGTCGTGAATTTCGTCCGGCAGGGCCTCCAGGACCTCTCCATCTCCCGCTCGACGTTCACCTGGGGCGTCCCGGTCCCGTGGGACGACCGGCACGTCATCTACGTCTGGGTGGACGCGCTGCTCAACTACGCGACGGCGGCGGGCTACAACGAGAACCCGGAGAAGTTCGCGACGACGTTCCCGGCGGACGTCCACCTGGTCGGCAAGGACATCCTCCGCTTCCACGCCGTCATCTGGCCCGCGATGCTCATGGCCAACGGGCTGCCGCTGCCCGGCCGGATCGTCGCCAACGGCTGGCTGCTGGTGGGCGGCGAGAAGATGAGCAAGTCCAACCTCACCGGCATCGGACCGCGCGACCTGACCTCGCACTTCGGCGTGGACGCGTACCGCTGGTACTTCCTGCGCGCGATCGCGTTCGGCCAGGACGGCACGTTCTCCTGGGAGGACTTCACCGCCCGCTACACCAGCGAGCTGGCCAACGACTTCGGCAACCTCGCCTCGCGCGTGGCGGCCATGGTCGGCCGGTACTTCGACGGCGAGCTCCCGGCGTCCACCGCCGACGGCGACGCCGAGGACGCGATCCGCACCGGCCTGACCAGGACGGTCACGGAGGCCGACCGCCGTATCGGCGAGGAACTGGACTTCCAGGGCGGCATCGCCGCGATCTTCGACTTCGTCAAGCAGGTCAACGGCTACCTCACCGAGCAGGAGCCGTGGAAGGTGGCGAAGGACGACAGCGCGACCGCCCGCGCCCGCCTCGCGACGATCCTGTACTCCGCCGCGGAGTCGCTGCGCGCCCTCGCCGTCCTCCTCCACCCGGTCATGCCGGAGACCGCCCAGCACCTCTGGACGTCCCTGGGCGCGGAACCCTCCCTCGGCCCCCTGCCCGCCCAGCGGATCCAGAACGCCGGAACGTGGGGCGCCCTGCCCCCCGGCACACGGATCACGAAGGGGCCGGCGCTGTTCCCGCGTCTGGAGGACGTGGAGCGGGGGTGA
- a CDS encoding polysaccharide deacetylase family protein, which translates to MARHGGGRGWYGKLVGAALGVTILATGASVWTAQAGAAGEAAPRATAPAAADRAAQPVDVTIAHASEKGPRGVNITIDDGPDPKWTPQVLDVLRENGVKATFCMVGTQAEAYPDLVKKVVAEGHRLCDHSVSHDTAMDKNAQTYQSRQILDAERMITKASGGVRPMYYRAPGGAFTPYSRKLAASRGMRPLGWNVDTKDFEQPGADAIVATVQRELANGPTVLFHDAGGDRSQTVEALRRVLPWLAEQGYTCGFPVR; encoded by the coding sequence ATGGCACGGCACGGGGGCGGGCGCGGCTGGTACGGCAAGCTGGTCGGGGCGGCGCTGGGCGTGACGATCCTGGCGACGGGGGCGTCGGTGTGGACCGCGCAGGCCGGCGCCGCGGGCGAGGCGGCTCCCCGGGCGACCGCGCCGGCCGCGGCGGACCGCGCCGCCCAGCCCGTCGACGTGACCATCGCGCACGCCTCGGAGAAGGGGCCGCGCGGCGTCAACATCACCATCGACGACGGCCCCGACCCGAAATGGACCCCGCAGGTCCTCGACGTACTGCGCGAGAACGGTGTGAAGGCTACGTTCTGCATGGTCGGCACGCAGGCCGAGGCGTACCCGGACCTCGTGAAGAAGGTCGTCGCCGAGGGGCACCGGCTGTGCGACCACTCGGTGTCCCACGACACCGCCATGGACAAGAACGCGCAGACCTACCAGTCGCGGCAGATCCTCGACGCCGAACGCATGATCACCAAGGCGTCCGGCGGCGTCCGGCCGATGTACTACCGGGCGCCCGGCGGGGCGTTCACCCCCTACAGCCGCAAGCTCGCCGCCTCGCGCGGGATGCGGCCGCTCGGCTGGAACGTCGACACCAAGGACTTCGAGCAGCCGGGCGCGGACGCCATCGTCGCCACCGTGCAGCGGGAGCTGGCCAACGGGCCGACCGTGCTGTTCCACGACGCCGGCGGCGACCGCTCCCAGACCGTCGAGGCCCTGCGCCGCGTCCTGCCGTGGCTCGCGGAGCAGGGCTACACCTGCGGCTTCCCGGTGCGCTGA
- a CDS encoding alpha/beta fold hydrolase, with the protein MGTVTTDDGTTIFYKDWGPRDGEPIVFHHGWPLSADDWDNQMLFFLSHGYRVIAHDRRGHGRSTQTADGHEMDTYAADVAALTDALDLRDAVHIGHSTGGGEVARYVARAKPGRVSKAVLAGAVPPIMVKSESNPGGTPIEVFDGFRAGVAANRAQLYVDVPSGPFYGFNRPGAEVSQGVIDNWWRQGMMGAANAHYECVKAFSETDFTEDLKRIDVPVLVMHGTDDQVVPYEDSAPLSAKLLKNATLKTYEGYPHGMLTVHADVLNPDILEFIRS; encoded by the coding sequence ATGGGTACAGTCACCACCGACGACGGCACCACGATCTTCTACAAGGACTGGGGTCCACGCGACGGCGAGCCGATCGTCTTCCACCACGGCTGGCCGCTGAGCGCCGACGACTGGGACAACCAGATGCTGTTCTTCCTGTCGCACGGCTACCGGGTCATCGCCCACGACCGGCGGGGCCACGGCCGGTCGACGCAGACCGCCGACGGCCACGAGATGGACACGTACGCGGCCGACGTCGCCGCCCTCACCGACGCGCTCGATCTGCGGGACGCGGTCCACATCGGGCACTCCACGGGCGGCGGCGAGGTCGCCCGCTATGTCGCCCGCGCCAAGCCCGGCCGGGTCTCCAAGGCCGTGCTGGCCGGTGCCGTACCGCCGATCATGGTCAAGTCGGAGAGCAACCCGGGCGGTACGCCGATCGAGGTGTTCGACGGGTTCCGCGCGGGCGTCGCCGCCAACCGGGCGCAGCTCTACGTCGACGTGCCGTCGGGGCCGTTCTACGGCTTCAACCGCCCCGGCGCGGAGGTCTCGCAGGGTGTGATCGACAACTGGTGGCGGCAGGGCATGATGGGCGCCGCCAACGCCCACTACGAATGCGTCAAGGCGTTCTCCGAGACCGACTTCACCGAGGACCTGAAGCGGATCGACGTCCCGGTGCTGGTCATGCACGGCACCGACGACCAGGTCGTCCCGTACGAGGACTCGGCCCCGCTGTCGGCGAAGCTGCTGAAGAACGCCACGCTCAAGACGTACGAGGGCTATCCGCACGGGATGCTGACGGTCCACGCGGACGTCCTCAACCCGGACATCCTGGAGTTCATCCGGTCCTGA
- a CDS encoding DUF72 domain-containing protein encodes MGDILVGTCSWTDRALVGSGWYPVGRRDAEGRLRHYAERFPVVEVDATYYALPGERNSALWAERTPDGFVFDVKAFSLLTGHPTRPALMPRGWPADARDPRLLDEVWARFTAGIAPLRRAGRLGAVLFQFPPWFRPGARAEAFLEQTARRTRGWPVSVEFRHPAWWRGEQAEVTRALLTRHGMAAVAVDMTQTLPASVPPVAPVTSPRLSVERFHGRSAHWGTGSKEERFRHCYDEGELREWLPRLETLAGRVDALHVLFNNCCGDAAVRAAEEMTRLLGQTQGTRVP; translated from the coding sequence ATGGGCGACATCCTGGTGGGCACGTGTTCGTGGACGGACCGGGCGCTGGTCGGCAGCGGCTGGTACCCGGTGGGGCGGCGGGACGCCGAGGGGCGGTTGCGGCACTACGCCGAGCGGTTCCCTGTGGTCGAGGTCGACGCGACGTACTACGCGCTGCCCGGTGAACGGAACAGCGCCCTGTGGGCGGAGCGGACGCCGGACGGCTTCGTGTTCGACGTGAAGGCGTTCTCCCTGCTGACCGGCCATCCGACACGGCCGGCCCTGATGCCGCGGGGGTGGCCGGCCGACGCGCGGGACCCGCGTCTCCTGGACGAGGTGTGGGCGCGGTTCACGGCGGGGATCGCGCCGCTGCGGCGGGCCGGGCGGCTGGGTGCCGTGCTGTTCCAGTTCCCGCCGTGGTTCCGGCCCGGCGCGCGGGCGGAGGCGTTCCTGGAGCAGACCGCGCGACGGACGCGGGGATGGCCGGTGAGCGTGGAGTTCCGGCATCCGGCGTGGTGGCGGGGCGAACAGGCGGAGGTGACGCGGGCGTTGCTCACCCGGCACGGGATGGCGGCGGTCGCGGTGGACATGACGCAGACGCTGCCCGCCTCCGTGCCGCCGGTCGCCCCGGTCACCTCGCCCCGGCTCTCGGTCGAGCGGTTCCACGGCCGCAGCGCCCACTGGGGGACGGGCAGCAAGGAGGAGCGCTTCCGGCACTGCTACGACGAGGGCGAACTGCGCGAGTGGCTGCCCCGGTTGGAGACGCTGGCCGGCCGGGTGGACGCCCTGCACGTGCTGTTCAACAACTGCTGCGGGGACGCGGCCGTACGGGCCGCCGAGGAGATGACCCGCCTCCTCGGCCAGACACAGGGCACTCGCGTCCCCTGA